Proteins encoded in a region of the Streptomyces sp. NBC_01471 genome:
- the thrB gene encoding homoserine kinase translates to MAGPAFRAAAVRVRTPATSANLGPGFDAFGLSLGLYDDVVVRVADTGLHVDIAGEGADTLPRDESHLLVRSLRTAFDLLGGQPRGLEVVCANRIPHGRGLGSSSAAICAGIVAARAVTIGGAEKLDDAALLELATEIEGHPDNVAACLLGGFTLAWTDGGTARAIRMDPADSIVPVVFVPGKPVLTETARGLLPRTVPHVDAAANAGRAALLVEALTRRPELLLAATEDRLHQEYRAPAMPESVALVNRLRADGVPAVISGAGPTVLALVENGAADKVARLAGEGWAANRLPLDASGTSVLPLGT, encoded by the coding sequence ATGGCCGGTCCCGCGTTCCGTGCCGCCGCCGTCCGGGTGCGCACCCCCGCCACCAGCGCCAACCTCGGACCGGGCTTCGACGCCTTCGGTCTGTCGCTGGGGCTGTACGACGACGTGGTCGTCCGGGTCGCCGACACCGGGCTGCACGTCGACATCGCCGGTGAGGGCGCCGACACGCTCCCGCGCGACGAGAGCCATCTGCTCGTACGGTCGCTGCGGACCGCCTTCGACCTGCTCGGCGGGCAGCCGCGCGGCCTCGAAGTCGTCTGCGCCAACCGCATCCCGCACGGCCGCGGCCTCGGCTCCTCGTCCGCCGCCATCTGCGCGGGCATCGTCGCCGCCCGGGCCGTGACCATAGGCGGCGCCGAGAAGCTCGACGACGCGGCCCTGCTCGAACTCGCCACCGAGATCGAGGGCCACCCCGACAACGTCGCCGCCTGCCTCCTCGGCGGCTTCACACTGGCCTGGACCGACGGCGGAACCGCCCGCGCCATCAGGATGGACCCGGCGGACTCCATCGTTCCGGTGGTCTTCGTCCCCGGCAAGCCGGTGCTCACCGAGACCGCCCGGGGCCTCCTTCCGCGGACCGTCCCCCATGTGGACGCGGCCGCCAACGCGGGCCGTGCGGCCCTGCTCGTCGAGGCGCTGACCAGGCGCCCCGAGCTGCTGCTCGCGGCCACCGAGGACCGACTGCACCAGGAGTACCGTGCTCCGGCGATGCCCGAGAGCGTGGCCCTGGTCAACCGACTGCGGGCGGACGGCGTCCCCGCGGTCATCTCCGGCGCGGGCCCCACGGTGCTCGCGCTGGTCGAGAACGGTGCGGCCGACAAGGTCGCACGACTGGCCGGCGAAGGGTGGGCGGCCAACCGGCTGCCCCTCGACGCCTCCGGGACCAGCGTCCTGCCACTGGGTACCTAG
- the thrC gene encoding threonine synthase — MTTKGTHQWRGIIEEYRDRLPVTSTTPVVTLREGGTPLVPAQVLSERTGCEVHLKVEGANPTGSFKDRGMTMAITHAKEQGAQAVICASTGNTSASAAAYAVRAGMVCAVLVPQGKIALGKMGQALVHGAKILQVDGNFDDCLTLARSLSDNYPVALVNSVNPSRIEGQKTGAFEIVDALGDAPDIHVLPVGNAGNITAYWKGYKEYAADGPATRTPRMWGFQASGSAPIVRGEVVKDPSTIATAIRIGNPASWQFAIDAREESGGFIDEVTDRQILAAYRLLASQEGVFVEPASAASVAGLLKAADEGKVDPGQTIVCTVTGNGLKDPDWAVAGAPQPVTVPVDAVVAAERLGLVP; from the coding sequence ATGACCACCAAGGGCACCCACCAGTGGCGCGGCATCATCGAGGAGTACCGGGACCGTCTCCCGGTCACGAGCACGACGCCCGTCGTGACGCTCCGTGAGGGCGGTACACCGCTCGTCCCCGCGCAGGTCCTTTCCGAGCGCACCGGCTGCGAGGTGCACCTCAAGGTCGAGGGCGCCAACCCCACGGGGTCCTTCAAGGACCGGGGCATGACCATGGCGATCACCCACGCCAAGGAGCAGGGCGCGCAGGCCGTCATCTGCGCCTCCACCGGCAACACATCGGCCTCGGCGGCGGCCTACGCCGTACGGGCCGGAATGGTGTGCGCGGTCCTGGTGCCGCAGGGCAAGATCGCCCTCGGCAAGATGGGCCAGGCCCTGGTGCACGGCGCGAAGATCCTCCAGGTGGACGGCAACTTCGACGACTGCCTGACGCTGGCCCGCTCGCTCTCGGACAACTACCCGGTGGCGCTGGTCAATTCGGTCAATCCGTCCCGTATCGAGGGCCAGAAGACCGGAGCCTTCGAGATCGTCGACGCGCTCGGCGACGCTCCCGACATCCATGTGCTGCCCGTCGGCAACGCCGGCAACATCACGGCGTACTGGAAGGGATACAAGGAGTACGCGGCGGACGGCCCGGCGACCCGGACCCCCCGGATGTGGGGCTTCCAGGCCTCCGGCTCCGCCCCCATCGTGCGCGGCGAGGTCGTCAAGGACCCCTCGACCATCGCCACGGCGATCCGGATCGGGAACCCCGCTTCCTGGCAGTTCGCGATCGACGCGCGCGAGGAGTCGGGCGGCTTCATCGACGAGGTCACCGACCGTCAGATCCTGGCCGCGTACCGGCTGTTGGCTTCGCAGGAGGGCGTCTTCGTGGAGCCCGCCTCGGCCGCTTCGGTCGCCGGTCTGCTGAAGGCGGCGGACGAGGGCAAGGTCGACCCCGGCCAGACGATCGTCTGCACGGTCACCGGCAACGGCCTCAAGGACCCGGACTGGGCGGTCGCCGGAGCTCCGCAGCCGGTCACCGTGCCGGTGGACGCCGTGGTGGCCGCCGAGCGGCTGGGCCTGGTCCCGTAA
- a CDS encoding homoserine dehydrogenase, with amino-acid sequence MMRTRPLKVALLGCGVVGSEVARIMTTHADDLAARIGAPVELAGVAVRRPSKVREGIDPALITTDAMALVKRGDIDVVIEVIGGIEPARTLIAAAFEHGASVVSANKALLAKDGTALHALAQGHGRDLYYEAAVAGAIPLVRPLRESLAGDKVNRVLGIVNGTTNFILDKMDSTGAGYSEALDEATALGYAEADPTADVEGFDAAAKAAILAGIAFHTRVRLDDVHREGLTEVTAADIASAKRMGCTVKLLAICERAADGKSVTARVHPAMIPLSHPLASVREAYNAVFIEAEAAGQLMFYGPGAGGSPTASAVLGDLVAVCRNRLNEATGPGESAYTMLPVSPMGDVVTRYHISLDVADKPGVLAQVATVFAEQGVSIDTVRQQGRQDGGGEASLVVVTHRAPDAALSGTVEALRKLDTVLGVASIMRVEGE; translated from the coding sequence ATGATGCGTACGCGTCCGCTGAAGGTGGCGCTGCTGGGCTGTGGAGTCGTCGGCTCAGAGGTGGCCCGCATCATGACGACGCACGCCGACGACCTCGCGGCCCGGATCGGTGCCCCCGTCGAGCTCGCCGGTGTCGCCGTCCGCCGTCCCTCCAAGGTCCGTGAGGGCATCGACCCCGCGCTCATCACCACGGACGCGATGGCCCTGGTCAAACGCGGGGACATCGACGTCGTGATCGAGGTCATCGGCGGCATCGAGCCCGCCCGTACGCTCATCGCCGCCGCCTTCGAGCACGGTGCGAGCGTCGTCTCCGCCAACAAGGCGCTGCTCGCCAAGGACGGCACCGCGCTGCACGCGCTCGCCCAGGGGCACGGCAGGGACCTCTACTACGAGGCCGCCGTCGCCGGTGCGATCCCGCTCGTCCGCCCGCTGCGCGAATCGCTCGCCGGCGACAAGGTGAACCGCGTCCTTGGCATCGTCAACGGCACCACGAACTTCATCCTCGACAAGATGGACAGCACCGGCGCCGGCTACTCGGAGGCGCTCGACGAGGCCACCGCGCTCGGATACGCCGAGGCCGACCCCACGGCCGACGTCGAGGGGTTCGACGCCGCGGCCAAGGCCGCGATCCTCGCCGGAATCGCCTTCCACACCCGCGTACGGCTCGACGACGTCCACCGTGAGGGCCTCACCGAGGTCACCGCCGCCGACATCGCCTCGGCCAAGCGCATGGGCTGCACCGTCAAGCTGCTCGCCATCTGCGAGCGCGCCGCCGACGGCAAGTCCGTCACCGCCCGCGTCCACCCCGCGATGATCCCGCTCAGCCACCCGCTGGCCTCGGTGCGCGAGGCGTACAACGCGGTGTTCATCGAGGCCGAGGCCGCCGGGCAGCTGATGTTCTACGGCCCCGGCGCCGGCGGCTCACCCACCGCGTCCGCGGTCCTCGGCGACCTGGTCGCGGTCTGCCGCAACAGGCTCAACGAGGCCACCGGGCCCGGCGAGTCCGCGTACACGATGCTGCCCGTGAGTCCCATGGGTGATGTCGTCACGCGCTACCACATCAGCCTCGACGTGGCCGACAAACCGGGCGTTCTCGCCCAGGTGGCCACGGTCTTCGCCGAGCAGGGCGTATCGATCGACACGGTACGCCAGCAGGGCCGGCAGGACGGAGGCGGCGAGGCATCCCTCGTCGTCGTCACCCACCGCGCGCCCGACGCAGCCCTTTCCGGGACCGTCGAGGCGCTGCGCAAGCTCGACACCGTGCTCGGTGTCGCCAGCATCATGCGTGTTGAAGGGGAGTAA
- the lysA gene encoding diaminopimelate decarboxylase — MSRSAHPAGPRHADVYTEGHYSAPADDLNSLDEKVWSRTVGRNADGVVTVGGIEVTRLAEEFGTPAYFLDEDDFRARCRAWADAFGRDADVFYAGKAFLSRAVVKWLQEEGLNLDVCSGGELATALAAGMPAARIAFHGNNKTAEEIERAVEAGVGRIVLDSFQEIVRVAHIAQSRGVRQRVQIRVTVGVEAHTHEFIATAHEDQKFGIALADGQAAEAVRRALKLDGLELIGIHSHIGSQIFDMAGFEVSARRVVQLLAEVRDEHGVELPEIDLGGGLGIAYTSEDDPREPQEIAKALGEIVTRECEAAGLATPRISVEPGRAIVGPTAFTLYEVGTIKPLEGLRTYVSVDGGMSDNIRTALYDAEYSVALVSRTSTAEPMLARVVGKHCESGDIVVKDAFLPEDLAPGDLLAVPATGAYCRAMASNYNHALRPPVVAVRDGEARVIVRRETEEDLLRLDVG; from the coding sequence ATGAGCCGTTCCGCACACCCCGCCGGGCCCCGGCATGCCGACGTCTACACCGAGGGCCACTACTCCGCCCCCGCCGACGACCTCAACTCCCTGGACGAGAAGGTCTGGTCGCGTACGGTCGGCCGTAACGCGGACGGGGTCGTCACCGTCGGCGGCATCGAAGTGACCCGGCTGGCCGAGGAGTTCGGCACCCCCGCCTACTTCCTCGACGAGGACGACTTCCGGGCCAGGTGCCGGGCCTGGGCGGACGCCTTCGGCCGGGACGCGGACGTGTTCTACGCGGGCAAGGCCTTCCTCTCGCGCGCCGTCGTGAAGTGGCTCCAGGAGGAGGGACTCAACCTCGACGTCTGCTCAGGCGGCGAGCTGGCCACCGCGCTCGCCGCAGGCATGCCCGCCGCGCGCATCGCCTTCCACGGCAACAACAAGACCGCCGAGGAGATCGAGCGCGCCGTCGAGGCCGGGGTCGGCCGTATCGTGCTCGACTCGTTCCAGGAGATCGTCCGGGTCGCCCACATCGCGCAGAGCCGCGGGGTGCGCCAGCGGGTCCAGATCCGGGTGACGGTCGGCGTCGAGGCGCACACCCACGAGTTCATCGCCACCGCCCACGAGGACCAGAAGTTCGGGATCGCGCTCGCCGACGGCCAGGCCGCCGAAGCCGTCCGCAGGGCGCTCAAGCTCGACGGGCTCGAACTCATCGGCATCCACTCGCACATCGGCTCGCAGATCTTCGACATGGCGGGCTTCGAGGTCTCCGCGCGCCGGGTCGTGCAGCTCCTCGCCGAGGTGCGCGACGAACACGGCGTGGAGCTCCCCGAGATCGACCTCGGCGGCGGCCTCGGTATCGCGTACACCTCGGAGGACGACCCCCGCGAGCCGCAGGAGATCGCGAAGGCGCTCGGCGAGATCGTCACCCGGGAGTGCGAGGCGGCCGGTCTCGCCACCCCGCGCATCTCCGTCGAGCCGGGGCGCGCCATCGTCGGGCCCACGGCCTTCACGCTGTACGAGGTCGGGACCATCAAGCCGCTCGAAGGGCTGCGCACCTACGTCAGCGTCGACGGCGGGATGTCCGACAACATCCGGACGGCCCTCTACGACGCCGAGTACAGCGTGGCCCTGGTCTCCCGGACCTCCACCGCCGAGCCGATGCTCGCCCGGGTGGTCGGCAAGCACTGTGAGAGTGGCGACATCGTGGTCAAGGACGCGTTCCTGCCCGAGGACCTCGCGCCCGGCGATCTGCTCGCCGTTCCGGCCACCGGCGCCTACTGCCGTGCCATGGCGAGCAACTACAACCACGCGCTGCGCCCGCCCGTCGTCGCCGTCAGGGACGGCGAGGCCCGGGTGATCGTGCGGCGTGAGACGGAGGAAGATCTCCTGCGCCTCGATGTCGGCTAG
- the nrtL gene encoding ArgS-related anticodon-binding protein NrtL has product MTPADLSRTVARAVRRAVDEGALSVPVPERVRVERPRPGGRGDYATSAALQLAGPAGMAPRAVAEALRQRIAGTRGIERVEITGPGFLNFTLVPDSSGTVVRTVLAEGARYGMGRPGTGGPALGSPDRTRDPARDPAPGGPGPAADIADIPAPATDTDHPRLDADRWGALFGGGGDELLVRRESNPLFRVQYARARSRALLRNARDLGFRAAYGSEYDAACERDAEAAALVAALADYPAAVESAIGPGPFRAAHENTTRTAPASFGAGHRIARQLVVVADAFLAFHVAVLPVGDEKPSAAHRSRLALTEAAGTVLAGGLSLLGISAPEHI; this is encoded by the coding sequence GTGACTCCCGCAGACCTCTCCCGCACCGTCGCGCGCGCCGTGCGCCGCGCGGTCGACGAGGGTGCCCTGTCCGTGCCCGTACCCGAGCGGGTCCGAGTCGAGCGCCCCCGGCCCGGCGGTCGCGGCGACTACGCGACCAGTGCCGCGCTCCAGCTGGCCGGCCCCGCCGGGATGGCCCCCCGCGCGGTCGCCGAGGCCCTGCGGCAGCGGATCGCCGGTACGCGGGGGATAGAACGGGTCGAGATCACCGGGCCCGGCTTCCTGAACTTCACGCTGGTGCCGGACAGCTCCGGCACGGTCGTCCGCACCGTACTCGCGGAGGGTGCCCGGTACGGGATGGGGCGGCCCGGCACCGGGGGCCCGGCTCTCGGGAGCCCCGACCGCACCCGCGACCCCGCCCGCGACCCGGCTCCCGGGGGGCCGGGCCCTGCCGCCGACATCGCCGACATCCCCGCCCCGGCCACCGACACCGATCACCCGCGCCTCGATGCCGACCGCTGGGGCGCCCTCTTCGGCGGCGGAGGCGACGAGCTGCTGGTGCGGCGCGAGAGCAATCCGCTGTTCCGGGTGCAGTACGCCAGGGCCCGCAGCCGCGCCCTGCTCCGCAACGCGCGTGATCTCGGCTTCCGGGCCGCGTACGGAAGCGAGTACGACGCGGCCTGCGAGCGGGACGCCGAGGCCGCCGCTCTGGTCGCCGCCCTCGCCGACTACCCCGCGGCCGTCGAATCCGCGATCGGGCCCGGCCCCTTCCGGGCCGCTCACGAGAACACCACCCGCACCGCCCCCGCGTCCTTCGGCGCGGGGCACCGGATCGCCCGGCAGCTCGTCGTGGTCGCCGATGCCTTTCTGGCCTTCCACGTCGCGGTGCTCCCCGTAGGGGACGAGAAACCCTCGGCCGCCCACCGCTCCCGGCTCGCCCTCACCGAGGCCGCCGGGACGGTGCTGGCAGGCGGCCTGTCCCTGCTCGGTATCAGCGCACCCGAACACATCTGA
- a CDS encoding SMI1/KNR4 family protein: MCPITPLTVTDWREFLSAYSVKYLASEEFCSALEEGREPWFTEAHRAAGWLGRQPAGEAAVAAAEERLGVRLPPSYRNFLLASDGWNSIGLLDLLEVGEIGWFADKAADLLEIWEELEDFTEELAILRRCLLISVDDGGSGGNWLLHADSVGGDGEWTAYEWWPGDGGDPEPYENFAAMAKQASDAVT; the protein is encoded by the coding sequence ATGTGCCCGATCACCCCGCTGACCGTTACCGACTGGCGCGAGTTCCTCAGCGCGTACAGCGTCAAGTACCTCGCGTCGGAGGAGTTCTGCTCCGCTCTGGAAGAAGGCAGGGAACCGTGGTTCACCGAGGCGCACCGGGCGGCAGGGTGGCTCGGCCGCCAACCGGCGGGCGAGGCGGCCGTCGCGGCCGCTGAGGAGCGGCTCGGGGTGCGTCTTCCGCCGAGTTACCGCAACTTCCTGCTGGCGAGTGACGGCTGGAACTCGATCGGCCTCCTCGACCTGCTGGAGGTCGGGGAGATCGGGTGGTTCGCCGACAAGGCCGCCGACCTCCTCGAGATATGGGAGGAACTGGAGGACTTCACCGAAGAGCTCGCGATACTCAGGCGCTGCCTGCTGATCTCCGTCGACGACGGCGGCAGCGGAGGCAACTGGCTCCTGCACGCGGACAGCGTCGGGGGGGACGGTGAGTGGACCGCGTACGAGTGGTGGCCCGGCGACGGCGGGGACCCCGAGCCGTACGAGAACTTCGCCGCGATGGCGAAGCAGGCATCGGACGCGGTCACCTGA
- a CDS encoding type VII secretion system-associated protein, with amino-acid sequence MSKATKQNDAAEPAEAVDAAQTAGGDEPEDIAGATENMPPVPDSIREAAKLAPDHWLGMVDPTWSGEGAPPAWAVVGQWRSGLEGEIAEWRDNEDYRPSPTALGWPEPADDVDAAVQLAATGYGPGEDVTTALAALPELGVFVTTTGQPLVAAAPDGETPVIPVFTSPVYLHMAGRLSFELMSVHEVLDRLSEEHLLYLNMSAPVSMTVETESLREALDGGNTDVTGDEDEPESGNRAEIGGVPVEPASASQEPPKKRTARKTTKPGPKG; translated from the coding sequence GTGAGCAAGGCGACCAAGCAGAACGACGCTGCGGAGCCGGCGGAGGCGGTGGACGCCGCGCAGACGGCGGGTGGCGATGAGCCCGAGGACATCGCGGGCGCCACCGAGAACATGCCGCCGGTGCCCGACTCGATCCGTGAGGCGGCCAAGCTGGCGCCGGACCACTGGCTCGGCATGGTCGACCCCACCTGGTCCGGTGAGGGCGCGCCCCCCGCGTGGGCCGTCGTCGGGCAGTGGCGGTCCGGGCTGGAGGGCGAGATCGCCGAGTGGCGGGACAATGAGGACTACCGGCCGTCCCCGACGGCGCTCGGCTGGCCGGAGCCCGCGGACGACGTGGACGCTGCCGTGCAGTTGGCGGCGACCGGCTACGGCCCCGGCGAGGACGTGACCACCGCCCTGGCCGCCCTGCCCGAGCTCGGCGTGTTCGTGACCACCACCGGCCAACCGCTGGTCGCCGCCGCGCCGGACGGGGAGACGCCCGTGATACCGGTGTTCACCTCGCCGGTGTACCTCCACATGGCGGGCCGGCTGTCGTTCGAGCTGATGTCGGTGCACGAGGTGCTCGACCGGCTCTCGGAGGAGCACCTGCTCTACCTCAACATGTCCGCGCCGGTGAGCATGACCGTGGAGACCGAGTCGCTCCGCGAGGCGCTGGACGGCGGCAACACGGATGTCACAGGGGACGAGGACGAGCCTGAGTCCGGCAACCGGGCCGAAATCGGTGGCGTGCCGGTCGAGCCGGCCTCCGCCTCGCAGGAGCCTCCGAAGAAGCGGACCGCCCGCAAGACGACGAAGCCGGGCCCGAAGGGATAG